One segment of Nocardioides sp. QY071 DNA contains the following:
- a CDS encoding AraC family transcriptional regulator encodes MISTSFEPAAARDWQFPRHVAGTALLVTVGAAAGAPVTALLRGSGLGARDVADPQREVTADQELRVVRNLLAAAPGVTGGQVGAAYHASTFGPLGFALLSSPTLGDAANLALRFIDLSFTFTIPSASVEDDEVVVRVDHRGVPDDVRRFLVERDLTAIWTVLREICGNPRGLVATGDPAGGELRFASTWLAHPLPQANTHACALAEALCRDLVSPRRGRDAFTGQVRILVAQHLEAGAPMADVASALGLSERSLRRRLAAAGTSYRTVLDDVRAVAAEDLLADGLLLDEVARRLGYAEASSLVVAHRRWTGRTPRRQASSARR; translated from the coding sequence ATGATCTCCACGTCCTTCGAGCCGGCCGCGGCCCGTGACTGGCAGTTCCCGCGTCACGTCGCCGGGACGGCACTGCTCGTGACGGTCGGCGCGGCGGCCGGCGCACCGGTGACGGCGCTGCTGCGCGGCAGCGGCCTGGGCGCGCGTGACGTCGCCGACCCGCAGCGCGAGGTGACCGCGGACCAGGAGCTCCGGGTGGTCCGCAACCTGCTCGCCGCCGCTCCTGGCGTGACCGGCGGGCAGGTCGGTGCGGCCTACCACGCCTCCACGTTCGGTCCGCTCGGCTTCGCCCTGCTGAGCAGCCCGACACTCGGGGACGCCGCCAACCTGGCGCTGCGCTTCATCGACCTCAGCTTCACGTTCACGATCCCGTCGGCGAGCGTCGAGGACGACGAGGTGGTCGTGCGCGTCGACCACCGTGGTGTCCCCGACGACGTCCGCCGGTTCCTGGTCGAGCGAGACCTGACCGCGATCTGGACGGTGCTGCGGGAGATCTGCGGCAACCCGCGAGGCCTCGTCGCCACCGGCGATCCGGCCGGCGGCGAGCTCCGCTTCGCGAGCACCTGGCTGGCCCACCCGCTCCCCCAGGCCAACACCCACGCCTGCGCACTCGCCGAGGCCCTGTGCCGCGACCTCGTCTCACCGCGTCGCGGCCGCGACGCCTTCACCGGGCAGGTCAGGATCCTCGTCGCCCAGCACCTCGAGGCGGGCGCCCCGATGGCCGACGTCGCCTCCGCCCTCGGGCTCAGCGAGCGCTCGTTGCGCCGCCGCCTGGCCGCCGCGGGGACGTCGTACCGCACCGTGCTCGACGACGTCCGCGCCGTGGCCGCCGAGGACCTGCTCGCCGACGGGCTGCTGCTGGACGAGGTCGCGCGGCGACTCGGGTACGCCGAGGCGTCGAGCCTGGTCGTGGCCCACCGGCGGTGGACCGGGCGCACGCCGCGCCGTCAGGCGTCGAGCGCACGCAGGTAG
- a CDS encoding serine/threonine-protein kinase, which translates to MGIESATVLDDRYRLLDELGHGGMSDVFRAFDDVLKREVAVKVLREVEDPVLRARFVAEAQLLAGLNHPGLVTLLDAGIRSDRPYLVMTLAEGPTLAGQLSAGALPPRTVAEIGTQLAAALAYAHEQGVTHRDVKPSNVLLCADSRALLADFGIARLAGDLEQHTRSGETVGSPAYLAPEQAAGEAITPAADVYSLGLVLLEALTGERAFPGPPLESAVRRLCTQPALPASLPRAWRDLLQAMTARDPDARPTAEDVASALAAVANDLVPPAPEPSESTQPMAVPRPGEPASRHRRRWLLAAALLVALALTALVLVVTSRDPAPTYGRTDVPAGVPEQYQAPLQDLHDAIEEPQ; encoded by the coding sequence ATGGGTATCGAGTCGGCCACCGTCCTCGACGACCGCTACCGGCTGCTCGACGAGCTGGGCCACGGCGGGATGTCCGACGTCTTCCGCGCCTTCGACGACGTGTTGAAGCGCGAGGTGGCCGTGAAGGTCCTGCGCGAGGTCGAGGATCCCGTGCTCCGGGCACGGTTCGTCGCCGAGGCCCAGCTGCTCGCAGGACTCAACCACCCCGGACTGGTCACGCTGCTCGATGCCGGCATCCGGTCCGACCGGCCCTATCTCGTGATGACTCTGGCCGAAGGGCCGACCCTCGCCGGCCAGCTCAGCGCGGGAGCCCTGCCGCCGAGGACGGTCGCTGAGATCGGGACACAGCTCGCCGCAGCGCTCGCCTACGCCCATGAGCAGGGGGTCACGCATCGCGACGTCAAGCCGAGCAATGTGCTGCTGTGCGCCGACTCGCGGGCGCTGCTGGCCGACTTCGGGATCGCACGCCTCGCCGGCGACCTCGAGCAGCACACCCGGTCCGGCGAGACGGTCGGCTCTCCGGCCTACCTCGCGCCCGAGCAGGCCGCGGGCGAGGCCATCACTCCGGCGGCGGACGTCTACTCCCTGGGCCTCGTGCTGCTCGAAGCACTCACCGGGGAACGGGCGTTCCCAGGTCCGCCGCTCGAGTCAGCCGTACGCCGGCTCTGCACCCAGCCGGCGCTCCCGGCGTCGCTACCACGCGCCTGGCGAGACCTGCTGCAGGCGATGACCGCCCGTGACCCCGACGCCAGGCCGACCGCCGAGGACGTCGCCTCGGCGCTGGCCGCGGTCGCGAACGACCTGGTGCCGCCCGCCCCTGAACCGAGCGAGAGCACCCAGCCGATGGCCGTGCCGCGTCCCGGCGAGCCCGCGTCCCGCCACCGACGCCGCTGGCTCCTGGCTGCCGCGCTGCTGGTCGCGTTGGCCCTCACCGCCCTGGTGCTCGTCGTGACGTCGCGCGACCCAGCGCCCACCTACGGCCGCACGGACGTTCCCGCGGGCGTTCCGGAGCAGTATCAGGCACCCTTGCAGGACCTCCACGACGCCATCGAGGAGCCGCAGTGA
- a CDS encoding DUF488 domain-containing protein gives MGDHGPGTPATTGETLWTIGHWTCPEAAFLEPLLAEQVDLVVDVRALPGSRRSPQFDGDAMPGWLGEAGIDYLRVPELAGRRRRQDVDPALNAGWRNQSFHNYADYTLTAPYAQGRAELEELARARNAVLLCGEPMPWRCHRLLIANDVVARGWTVWHLSVGQAPRRHVLGRWGAEPEVGPDRTVTYPAA, from the coding sequence ATGGGTGACCACGGGCCAGGGACGCCGGCGACGACCGGCGAGACGCTGTGGACGATCGGGCACTGGACGTGTCCGGAAGCGGCGTTCCTCGAACCGCTGCTCGCGGAGCAGGTGGACCTGGTGGTCGACGTTCGAGCCTTGCCGGGGTCCCGTCGGAGTCCGCAGTTCGACGGTGACGCCATGCCGGGGTGGCTGGGCGAGGCCGGCATCGACTACCTCCGGGTGCCTGAGCTGGCCGGGCGCCGCCGGCGCCAGGACGTCGATCCGGCCCTCAACGCCGGGTGGCGCAACCAGAGCTTCCACAACTACGCCGACTACACGCTCACCGCACCCTACGCACAGGGACGCGCGGAGCTCGAGGAGCTGGCGCGTGCCCGGAACGCGGTCCTGCTCTGCGGGGAGCCGATGCCGTGGCGCTGTCACCGGCTGCTCATCGCGAACGACGTCGTCGCACGCGGCTGGACGGTGTGGCACCTCAGCGTCGGCCAGGCGCCACGACGTCACGTGCTGGGCCGGTGGGGTGCGGAGCCGGAGGTGGGCCCCGACCGTACGGTGACCTATCCCGCCGCGTAG
- a CDS encoding class I SAM-dependent methyltransferase has protein sequence MTRRPTRGHSVPFGSLTISYDERVLAPRAWTQTQALWAHDLLSVVPPGPVLELCSGVGHLGLLAVHGTDRRLVCVDVDPVACAYARLNAESAGRAALVDVRTVSLEEFSSDEVFALVVADPPWVRSELVGCFPADPVLAIDGGADGLDRARDCVRLIERHLHPDGAALLQLGSYAEAEALGAELPDTLTVVASEAEPGRGLVVQLVRPQ, from the coding sequence GTGACCCGCCGCCCCACGAGGGGCCACAGCGTTCCCTTCGGCTCCCTGACGATCAGCTACGACGAGCGGGTGCTGGCGCCGCGGGCATGGACGCAGACCCAGGCGCTGTGGGCCCACGACCTGCTGTCCGTCGTACCACCCGGACCCGTGCTCGAGCTCTGCAGCGGCGTGGGCCACCTCGGCCTGCTGGCCGTGCACGGCACCGACCGCCGCCTCGTGTGCGTGGACGTGGACCCGGTGGCCTGTGCCTACGCCCGCCTCAACGCGGAGTCGGCGGGCCGCGCGGCGCTGGTCGACGTGCGCACCGTGTCGCTGGAGGAGTTCAGCTCCGACGAGGTGTTCGCGCTGGTCGTCGCCGACCCGCCCTGGGTGCGCAGCGAGCTCGTCGGGTGCTTCCCCGCGGACCCGGTCCTGGCGATCGACGGCGGTGCCGACGGGCTGGACCGGGCACGAGACTGCGTGCGGCTGATCGAGCGCCATCTCCATCCCGACGGAGCCGCCCTGCTCCAGCTCGGCTCGTACGCCGAGGCCGAGGCACTCGGCGCCGAGCTCCCCGACACCCTCACCGTGGTCGCCAGCGAGGCGGAGCCGGGCCGCGGCCTGGTCGTGCAGCTCGTCCGCCCGCAGTGA
- a CDS encoding helix-turn-helix domain-containing protein: protein MLFESDGLEETEQFLSENYAPMRIGSTTTTASTRIARAAAPAISVDRVDLGFVMSYEVEPLQMISLCDVASGTVEDHGPERTTAESFGAGELFSLAPPQRAYGGTINRASYTVTMLDPSVLAQVASPAPGHDTVELTGHRPVDAAAARRVRAAIDHLDNVVLSDPDAVASPLVLGTATRYLAAQLLEAFSNTSVAGPSLADSRDAHPAAVRRAIAFIDANADLDLSPVEIAAAAHVSVRSLQLAFRRHLDTTPMTYLRDVRLARAHRDLAAAGSGDGASVTDIALRWGFTHQGRFGQAYRRAYDETPGATRRRG, encoded by the coding sequence ATGTTGTTCGAGAGTGACGGTCTCGAGGAGACCGAGCAGTTCCTGAGCGAGAACTACGCGCCCATGCGGATCGGGAGCACCACGACCACCGCGTCGACCCGGATCGCGCGGGCCGCCGCCCCAGCGATCAGCGTGGACCGCGTCGACCTCGGGTTCGTCATGTCCTACGAGGTCGAGCCGCTGCAGATGATCAGCCTGTGCGACGTCGCGTCCGGCACCGTCGAGGACCACGGACCGGAGCGCACGACGGCCGAGAGCTTCGGCGCCGGCGAGCTGTTCTCGCTCGCGCCACCGCAGCGCGCCTACGGCGGCACGATCAACCGGGCGAGCTACACGGTGACCATGCTCGACCCGTCGGTCCTGGCCCAGGTGGCCTCCCCGGCGCCCGGTCACGACACGGTCGAGCTCACCGGCCACCGTCCGGTCGACGCGGCCGCCGCACGTCGGGTCCGGGCCGCCATCGACCACCTCGACAACGTCGTACTGTCCGACCCGGACGCAGTGGCCAGCCCGCTGGTGCTCGGGACGGCGACGCGCTACCTCGCGGCCCAGCTGCTCGAGGCGTTCTCGAACACCTCGGTCGCCGGTCCGAGCCTCGCCGACAGTCGCGACGCCCACCCGGCCGCCGTACGCCGGGCGATCGCCTTCATCGACGCGAACGCCGATCTCGACCTCTCTCCGGTCGAGATCGCGGCGGCCGCCCACGTGAGCGTCCGGTCGCTGCAGCTGGCCTTCCGGCGTCACCTGGACACCACGCCGATGACGTACCTGCGCGACGTCCGCCTCGCCCGGGCGCACCGCGACCTCGCCGCCGCGGGTTCGGGTGACGGCGCGAGCGTGACGGACATCGCGCTGCGGTGGGGGTTCACGCACCAGGGCAGGTTCGGGCAGGCCTACCGGCGTGCGTACGACGAGACGCCCGGCGCCACGCGTCGCCGGGGGTGA
- a CDS encoding DUF4267 domain-containing protein, translating to MTSSLDVLAWGRIGLGAAALAAPGTTSRTFGITPTPEVAYLTRIYGARAIALGAAYLLGGRAERDRLHLLGLGIDVSDTVTGLGHLVRRDSSPRAMVLVTALTGSYAAVGAVRALGRHARRP from the coding sequence ATGACATCGAGCCTGGACGTCCTGGCGTGGGGGCGAATCGGACTGGGGGCGGCGGCGCTCGCCGCGCCCGGCACGACCAGCCGCACGTTCGGGATCACGCCGACCCCGGAGGTGGCGTACCTGACCCGGATCTACGGTGCCCGCGCGATCGCCCTCGGGGCGGCGTACCTCCTCGGCGGAAGGGCTGAGCGCGACCGCCTGCACCTGCTGGGGCTCGGCATCGACGTGTCCGACACGGTGACCGGCCTGGGGCACCTGGTACGACGCGACAGCAGCCCGCGCGCGATGGTGCTGGTGACGGCGCTGACCGGGAGCTATGCGGCGGTCGGTGCGGTGCGCGCGCTGGGCCGACACGCCCGGCGCCCTTGA
- a CDS encoding Fe-S cluster assembly protein HesB: protein MLTLTENACTIVKQMTDAPDVPDSAGLRITQAEAGFAVSAADQAEPGDKVVEQDGATVYLDEDSATKLDTMTLDAGIDDSGTLQFGLLAQA from the coding sequence ATGCTCACCCTCACCGAGAACGCCTGCACGATCGTCAAGCAGATGACCGACGCCCCCGACGTCCCGGACTCCGCGGGACTGCGCATCACCCAGGCCGAGGCCGGCTTCGCCGTGTCCGCTGCCGACCAGGCCGAACCCGGCGACAAGGTGGTCGAACAGGACGGTGCGACCGTCTACCTCGACGAGGACTCCGCCACCAAGCTCGACACGATGACGCTCGACGCGGGCATCGACGACTCCGGCACGCTGCAGTTCGGGCTTCTCGCCCAGGCCTAG
- a CDS encoding LysR family transcriptional regulator substrate-binding protein: MQDLRIAFVPGVTPDKWARVWRERNPRIRLHLLPVEEEQQRGVLDDGDADMALVRLPVDLESPSPLHCVRLYDEVPVVVAGREHFVAASDPDTPIPLADLAEEQLVLPHPSGWTPSVEQLPFPAMDVKDAIEVAASGSGIVIVPMSVARLHHRKDVVQRPVELDPTSVALVWLRDADSPVHQDFVGVVRGRRASSSR; this comes from the coding sequence ATGCAGGACCTGCGCATCGCCTTCGTTCCCGGAGTGACCCCCGACAAGTGGGCGCGGGTGTGGCGCGAGCGCAACCCGCGGATCCGGCTCCACCTCCTCCCGGTCGAGGAGGAGCAGCAGCGTGGCGTCCTCGACGACGGCGACGCCGACATGGCGCTGGTGCGGCTGCCGGTCGACCTCGAGTCGCCGTCGCCGCTGCACTGTGTGCGCCTGTACGACGAGGTGCCGGTCGTCGTCGCCGGGCGCGAGCACTTCGTGGCAGCCTCCGATCCCGACACGCCGATCCCCCTGGCCGACCTCGCCGAGGAGCAGCTCGTGCTGCCGCACCCGTCGGGGTGGACGCCGTCGGTGGAGCAGCTGCCGTTCCCCGCGATGGACGTCAAGGACGCGATCGAGGTCGCGGCCTCGGGCAGCGGGATCGTGATCGTGCCGATGTCGGTGGCCCGCCTGCACCACCGCAAGGACGTCGTGCAGCGTCCGGTCGAGCTCGACCCGACCAGCGTGGCCCTCGTGTGGCTGCGGGACGCGGACAGCCCGGTCCACCAGGACTTCGTCGGCGTGGTGCGCGGCCGCCGCGCCAGCAGCAGCCGCTGA